A region of Eschrichtius robustus isolate mEscRob2 chromosome 19, mEscRob2.pri, whole genome shotgun sequence DNA encodes the following proteins:
- the CEBPG gene encoding CCAAT/enhancer-binding protein gamma isoform X1, giving the protein MGEVRAKTRTDFVPGTCEDFLADQTIDHLVLISTCSVLTRERAQMSKVSQQNSTPGVNGISVIHTQAHASGLQQVPQLVPAGPGGGGKALPPSKQSKKSLPMDRNSDEYRQRRERNNMAVKKSRLKSKQKAQDTLQRVNQLKEENERLEAKIKLLTKELSVLKDLFLEHAHNLADNVQPSSTENTTSSDNAGQ; this is encoded by the exons ATGGGGGAAGTCAGAGCCAAGACAAGAACTGACTTCGTTCCTG gTACATGTGAAGATTTCTTGGCAGATCAAACCATTGATCACCTTGTCCTCATTTCTACTTGTTCTGTGTTGACAAGGGAGCGTGCCCAAATGAGCAAGGTATCACAGCAGAACAGTACCCCGGGCGTGAATGGAATAAGTGTCATTCATACTCAGGCTCATGCCAGCGGCTTACAGCAGGTTCCTCAGCTGGTGCCCGCCGGCCCTGGGGGCGGAGGCAAAGCTTTGCCTCCAAGCAAGCAGAGCAAAAAGAGTTTGCCCATGGATCGCAACAGTGACGAGTATCGTCAGCGCAGAGAGAGGAACAACATGGCGGTGAAAAAGAGCCGGTTGAAAAGCAAGCAGAAAGCGCAGGATACGCTGCAGAGAGTGAATCAGCTCAAGGAAGAGAATGAACGGTTGGAAGCAAAAATTAAATTGCTGACTAAGGAATTAAGTGTACTGAAAGATTTATTTCTTGAGCATGCACACAACCTCGCAGATAATGTGCAACCCAGTAGCACTGAAAATACGACAAGTTCTGATAATGCAGGACAGTAG
- the CEBPG gene encoding CCAAT/enhancer-binding protein gamma isoform X2 yields the protein MGSTLRGSGTCEDFLADQTIDHLVLISTCSVLTRERAQMSKVSQQNSTPGVNGISVIHTQAHASGLQQVPQLVPAGPGGGGKALPPSKQSKKSLPMDRNSDEYRQRRERNNMAVKKSRLKSKQKAQDTLQRVNQLKEENERLEAKIKLLTKELSVLKDLFLEHAHNLADNVQPSSTENTTSSDNAGQ from the exons ATGGGCAGTACCCTCAGGGGTTCAG gTACATGTGAAGATTTCTTGGCAGATCAAACCATTGATCACCTTGTCCTCATTTCTACTTGTTCTGTGTTGACAAGGGAGCGTGCCCAAATGAGCAAGGTATCACAGCAGAACAGTACCCCGGGCGTGAATGGAATAAGTGTCATTCATACTCAGGCTCATGCCAGCGGCTTACAGCAGGTTCCTCAGCTGGTGCCCGCCGGCCCTGGGGGCGGAGGCAAAGCTTTGCCTCCAAGCAAGCAGAGCAAAAAGAGTTTGCCCATGGATCGCAACAGTGACGAGTATCGTCAGCGCAGAGAGAGGAACAACATGGCGGTGAAAAAGAGCCGGTTGAAAAGCAAGCAGAAAGCGCAGGATACGCTGCAGAGAGTGAATCAGCTCAAGGAAGAGAATGAACGGTTGGAAGCAAAAATTAAATTGCTGACTAAGGAATTAAGTGTACTGAAAGATTTATTTCTTGAGCATGCACACAACCTCGCAGATAATGTGCAACCCAGTAGCACTGAAAATACGACAAGTTCTGATAATGCAGGACAGTAG
- the CEBPG gene encoding CCAAT/enhancer-binding protein gamma isoform X3: MSKVSQQNSTPGVNGISVIHTQAHASGLQQVPQLVPAGPGGGGKALPPSKQSKKSLPMDRNSDEYRQRRERNNMAVKKSRLKSKQKAQDTLQRVNQLKEENERLEAKIKLLTKELSVLKDLFLEHAHNLADNVQPSSTENTTSSDNAGQ, encoded by the coding sequence ATGAGCAAGGTATCACAGCAGAACAGTACCCCGGGCGTGAATGGAATAAGTGTCATTCATACTCAGGCTCATGCCAGCGGCTTACAGCAGGTTCCTCAGCTGGTGCCCGCCGGCCCTGGGGGCGGAGGCAAAGCTTTGCCTCCAAGCAAGCAGAGCAAAAAGAGTTTGCCCATGGATCGCAACAGTGACGAGTATCGTCAGCGCAGAGAGAGGAACAACATGGCGGTGAAAAAGAGCCGGTTGAAAAGCAAGCAGAAAGCGCAGGATACGCTGCAGAGAGTGAATCAGCTCAAGGAAGAGAATGAACGGTTGGAAGCAAAAATTAAATTGCTGACTAAGGAATTAAGTGTACTGAAAGATTTATTTCTTGAGCATGCACACAACCTCGCAGATAATGTGCAACCCAGTAGCACTGAAAATACGACAAGTTCTGATAATGCAGGACAGTAG